A window of Juglans regia cultivar Chandler chromosome 7, Walnut 2.0, whole genome shotgun sequence contains these coding sequences:
- the LOC108981048 gene encoding subtilisin-like protease SBT1.7 codes for MKTTFKKITTLVIVALLGLCHAFAVAVEKSTDAHQRSTYIVHMAKSEMPASFEHHSHWYDSSLKSVSDTAEMIYTYDNVIHGFSTRLTAEEALLLGSQPGILSVLPELTYELHTTRTPEFLGLEKSESMSPEANLASEVVIGVLDTGVWPESKSFDDSGLGPVPSSWKGACETGTNFTSSNCNRKLIGARYFSKGYEAALGPIDESKESKSPRDDDGHGTHTSTTAAGSLVGEASLFGYAPGTARGMATHARVAAYKVCWVGGCFSSDILAAMDKAIDDNVNVLSMSLGGGMPDYFKDSVAIGAFSAMEKGILVSCSAGNAGPTPSSLSNLAPWITTVGAGTLDRDFPAYVSLGNGKNYSGVSLYRGNSLPETLTPFIYAGNASNSTSGNLCMMGTLAPEKVAGKIVLCDRGVNARVQKGAVVKEAGGAGMVLANTAANGEELVADAHLLPATSVGERSGNAIKNYLFSDPKPTVTILFEGTKIGVQPSPVIAAFSSRGPNSITPEILKPDIIAPGVNILAGWSGGVGPTGLSIDTRRVAFNIISGTSMSCPHVSGLAALVKAAHLDWSPAAIRSALMTTAYTAYKKGESLLDVATGKPATPYDYGAGHVNPIAALNPGLVYDLAAEDYLNFVCALNYTESQINSLARRKFTCDTSKKYSLNDLNYPSFSVVFSSGRSSVVKHTRTLTNVGSPGTYKVSATSENPSVKISVEPDSLNFSETNEKKAYAVTFTATGSSSIMDSFGRLEWTDGKHTVASPIAITWSING; via the coding sequence ATGAAGACGACGTTTAAGAAAATCACCACTCTGGTGATTGTTGCACTTCTGGGTTTATGCCACGCTTTCGCGGTAGCTGTAGAGAAGAGTACCGATGCACATCAGAGATCGACATACATCGTTCACATGGCCAAATCCGAAATGCCGGCGAGTTTCGAGCACCACTCGCACTGGTACGACTCGTCACTCAAATCGGTGTCCGACACAGCCGAGATGATATACACCTACGACAATGTAATACACGGCTTCTCCACAAGACTGACGGCCGAGGAAGCCCTTTTGCTCGGAAGCCAACCTGGAATTCTGTCCGTGTTGCCTGAGTTGACATACGAGCTTCACACGACTCGGACCCCTGAGTTCCTTGGGCTCGAGAAAAGCGAAAGTATGAGCCCTGAAGCCAACTTAGCGAGTGAGGTCGTTATCGGAGTCTTAGACACCGGTGTTTGGCCTGAGAGCAAGAGCTTCGACGACAGCGGGCTCGGCCCCGTACCAAGCAGCTGGAAAGGCGCGTGCGAAACGGGTACCAATTTCACCTCCTCGAACTGCAATCGAAAATTAATCGGCGCGAGGTACTTCTCTAAAGGCTACGAGGCAGCATTAGGTCCTATCGATGAAAGCAAGGAGTCCAAATCTCCCAGAGACGACGACGGCCATGGCACTCATACTTCAACCACGGCAGCCGGGTCGTTAGTGGGAGAAGCAAGCCTATTCGGTTACGCGCCAGGGACAGCGAGAGGGATGGCCACGCATGCGAGAGTCGCTGCATACAAGGTCTGCTGGGTTGGAGGCTGTTTTAGCTCCGATATCTTAGCCGCCATGGACAAGGCCATTGACGACAATGTGAACGTCCTCTCCATGTCGCTCGGTGGGGGAATGCCGGATTATTTCAAAGACAGTGTCGCAATCGGAGCTTTTTCGGCAATGGAGAAGGGAATCCTTGTCTCTTGCTCTGCCGGAAACGCGGGTCCCACTCCATCCAGTCTATCCAACCTGGCGCCGTGGATCACAACCGTAGGAGCTGGAACACTGGATCGCGATTTCCCGGCATATGTCAGCCTCGGTAACGGCAAAAATTATTCCGGCGTTTCGCTCTACCGTGGAAACTCTTTGCCCGAGACTTTAACACCGTTTATATACGCTGGTAACGCGAGCAACTCTACCAGCGGTAACTTGTGCATGATGGGTACGTTGGCACCCGAAAAAGTCGCGGGCAAGATCGTGTTATGTGACCGAGGCGTGAACGCCAGAGTTCAGAAAGGAGCTGTGGTGAAAGAAGCCGGTGGCGCCGGCATGGTCTTGGCCAACACTGCCGCGAACGGCGAAGAATTGGTCGCCGATGCTCATCTTTTGCCGGCGACTTCGGTGGGTGAGAGGTCCGGCAACGCAATAAAAAATTACCTCTTTTCGGATCCTAAACCAACGGTGACGATTCTGTTTGAAGGAACCAAGATTGGGGTTCAGCCTTCTCCGGTGATCGCAGCATTTAGTTCGAGGGGGCCAAATTCGATCACGCCGGAGATACTGAAGCCGGACATCATCGCACCGGGTGTCAACATCTTAGCAGGATGGTCCGGAGGCGTGGGCCCTACTGGTTTGTCCATTGATACCAGACGTGTGGCGTTCAACATTATTTCAGGCACATCAATGTCTTGCCCACACGTGAGTGGACTCGCGGCGCTTGTCAAGGCGGCTCACCTGGACTGGAGCCCCGCGGCTATTCGGTCAGCCCTCATGACCACGGCGTACACGGCCTACAAGAAAGGCGAGAGCTTACTCGACGTTGCCACCGGAAAACCGGCCACACCGTACGATTACGGTGCCGGCCACGTGAATCCGATAGCAGCTCTCAATCCAGGACTCGTCTACGATTTGGCGGCGGAGGATTACCTAAACTTCGTCTGTGCCTTGAATTACACCGAGTCACAGATCAACAGTCTAGCGAGGAGGAAATTCACATGCGACACCAGTAAGAAATATAGTTTGAACGATCTTAATTACCCTTCTTTTAGTGTGGTTTTTAGCAGTGGCCGGTCGAGCGTGGTCAAGCACACGCGAACTCTTACGAATGTGGGCTCGCCGGGGACGTATAAAGTGTCTGCAACTTCGGAAAACCCCTCAGTTAAGATCAGCGTGGAGCCAGACTCGTTGAATTTCAGTGAAACCAACGAGAAGAAAGCCTATGCTGTGACATTCACTGCCACGGGTTCGTCGTCGATTATGGATAGCTTCGGTCGTCTAGAGTGGACGGACGGGAAGCACACGGTGGCAAGTCCTATAGCGATCACCTGGAGTATTAATGGTTAA
- the LOC109013892 gene encoding uncharacterized protein LOC109013892 translates to MEKQQEQRERKLENEEKGKLEGLPWEESPYVKYNDLEDYKRQGYGTEGHIQPKPGRGAGSTDAPTLSGGTTVSSPAPDAAATPAMNRP, encoded by the coding sequence ATGGAGAAGCAGCAGGAGCAGAGGGAGAGAAAACTAGAGAATGAAGAGAAGGGTAAGTTAGAAGGGCTTCCATGGGAGGAAAGCCCCTACGTGAAGTACAATGACCTGGAAGATTACAAGCGTCAAGGCTATGGTACGGAAGGCCATATCCAGCCGAAGCCCGGTCGTGGCGCTGGCTCCACCGATGCCCCCACTCTCTCTGGTGGCACCACTGTCTCCTCCCCGGCGCCTGACGCTGCTGCCACTCCTGCCATGAACCGCCcctaa